One Pseudomonas sp. FP1742 genomic window carries:
- the hemH gene encoding ferrochelatase, with amino-acid sequence MTDHALLLVNLGSPASTSVADVRSYLNQFLMDPYVIDLPWPVRRLLVSLILIKRPEQSAHAYASIWWEEGSPLVVLSRRLQQAMTRQWTHGPVELAMRYGEPSIESALVRLAAQGHKKVTLAPLYPQFADSTVTTVIEEAKRVVREKNLDVQFSVLQPFYDQPEYLDALVASVRPYLQQDFDHLLLSFHGLPERHLKKLNPGHSFEGGGDCCAGAPPEVVATCYRGQCLRTAAEFARRMGIPDGKWSVSFQSRLGRAKWIEPYTEARLDELAKSGVKKVLVMCPAFVADCIETLEEIGDRGKEQFREAGGEELVLVPCLNDEPQWAKALTALCERAPLAL; translated from the coding sequence CTTCCACCTCGGTGGCGGATGTGCGCAGCTACCTCAATCAATTTCTGATGGACCCGTACGTGATCGACCTGCCGTGGCCCGTCCGGCGTTTGCTGGTGTCGTTGATTCTGATCAAGCGCCCGGAGCAGTCGGCCCACGCTTATGCGTCGATCTGGTGGGAGGAGGGCTCGCCACTGGTGGTGCTCAGTCGTCGTTTGCAACAGGCCATGACCCGGCAGTGGACCCACGGGCCTGTTGAGCTGGCGATGCGTTACGGCGAGCCGTCCATTGAGTCCGCGCTGGTGCGGCTGGCTGCCCAGGGCCACAAGAAAGTGACCCTGGCGCCGCTCTATCCGCAATTCGCCGACAGTACCGTGACCACGGTGATCGAAGAGGCCAAGCGCGTGGTGCGGGAAAAAAATCTCGACGTGCAGTTCTCGGTTCTTCAGCCGTTCTACGATCAGCCGGAATACCTCGATGCGTTGGTGGCCAGTGTCAGGCCTTATTTGCAACAGGATTTCGATCACCTGCTGCTGAGTTTCCACGGTTTGCCGGAACGGCACCTGAAGAAGCTCAATCCGGGGCACAGCTTCGAAGGTGGCGGCGATTGCTGCGCCGGTGCCCCTCCGGAAGTGGTCGCGACGTGCTATCGCGGTCAGTGCCTGCGCACGGCCGCAGAGTTTGCCAGGCGCATGGGCATACCGGACGGCAAGTGGTCGGTATCGTTCCAGTCGCGTCTGGGCCGGGCCAAATGGATCGAACCCTACACCGAAGCGCGCCTCGATGAATTGGCCAAGAGCGGTGTGAAGAAAGTCCTGGTGATGTGCCCGGCGTTCGTTGCCGATTGCATCGAGACACTGGAAGAGATCGGTGATCGCGGGAAGGAGCAATTCCGCGAGGCGGGAGGGGAGGAGTTGGTGCTGGTGCCTTGCCTCAACGATGAGCCGCAATGGGCCAAGGCATTGACTGCCTTGTGTGAACGGGCGCCGTTGGCGCTTTAA